From Glycine soja cultivar W05 chromosome 4, ASM419377v2, whole genome shotgun sequence, the proteins below share one genomic window:
- the LOC114410005 gene encoding calcium-binding mitochondrial carrier protein SCaMC-2-like isoform X1, whose amino-acid sequence MDHVLVALGETKEEREVRIRSLFNFFDAANNGYLDYAQIEAGLSALQIPPEYKYARELCEVCDANSDGRVEYHEFRRYMDDKELELYRIFQAIDVEHDGTILPEELYEALLKAGIEMNDEELAHFVEHVDKDNNGIITFEEWRDFLLLYPHEATIENIYHHWERVCLVDIGEQAVIPEGISKHANRSKYFLAGGIAGGISRTATAPLDRLKVVLQVQSERASIMPAVTRIWKQDGLLGFFRGNGLNVVKVAPESAIKFYAFEMLKKVIGEAQGNKSDIGTAGRLVAGGTAGAIAQAAIYPMDLIKTRLQTCPYEGGKVPKLGTLTMNIWFQEGPRAFYRGLVPSLLGMIPYAAIDLTAYDTLKDMSKRYILQDSEPGPLVQLGCGTISGAVGATCVYPLQVIRTRLQAQPSNTSDAYKGMFDAFRRTFQLEGFIGFYKGLFPNLLKVVPAASITYVVYESLKKNLDLD is encoded by the exons ATGGATCACGTGCTGGTGGCGCTGGGGGAGACGAAGGAGGAGAGGGAGGTTCGTATTCGGAGCCTGTTCAACTTCTTCGACGCCGCCAACAACGGTTACTTGGACTACGCTCAGATAGAGGCGGGGCTATCGGCGCTGCAGATTCCGCCGGAGTACAAGTACGCCAGGGAACTCTGCGAGGTTTGCGACGCCAATAGCGACGGCAGAGTCGAGTACCACGAGTTTCGCCGCTACATGGACGACAAGGAGTTGGAGCTTTACCGCATCTTCCAAGCCATTGATGTTGAACACGACGGCACCATTCTCCCTGAAGAGCTCTACGAAGCTCTACTCAAAGCTG GTATTGAAATGAATGACGAGGAGCTGGCTCACTTTGTGGAGCATGTTGATAAGGATAATAATGGAATTATCACTTTTGAAGAATGGAGagattttcttctactttatcCTCATGAAGCAactattgaaaatatatatcatcATTGGGAGAGGGTGTGCCTTGTTGACATTGGAGAGCAAGCTGTCATTCCCGAAGGCATCAGCAAGCATGCAAACCGGAGCAAATATTTTCTTGCTGGTGGAATAGCAGGAGGTATTTCTCGTACAGCAACTGCTCCTCTTGATCGTCTGAAGGTGGTCTTACAAGTTCAAAGCGAACGTGCTTCTATCATGCCAGCAGTAACAAGGATATGGAAGCAAGATGGTCTGTTAGGATTTTTTCGAGGTAATGGATTGAATGTTGTGAAGGTAGCACCAGAAAGTGCCATcaaattttatgcttttgaaatgCTGAAAAAAGTAATTGGAGAGGCCCAAGGCAACAAGTCAGATATTGGTACTGCTGGGAGGCTTGTTGCAGGTGGTACGGCTGGTGCAATTGCACAGGCTGCTATCTATCCAATGGATCTCATTAAAACTAGGTTACAGACTTGTCCCTATGAAGGTGGAAAGGTTCCTAAGCTGGGAACACTTACAATGAATATATGGTTTCAAGAGGGACCTCGAGCTTTCTACAGGGGGCTTGTTCCATCTCTGCTTGGCATGATTCCTTATGCAGCCATTGATCTCACTGCTTATGATACCTTGAAAGATATGTCCAAGAGATATATTCTTCAGGATAGTG AACCTGGTCCTCTAGTACAACTAGGATGTGGGACAATTTCTGGGGCTGTTGGAGCTACTTGTGTCTATCCATTGCAGGTTATTCGAACAAG ACTGCAGGCACAACCTTCCAACACTTCCGATGCTTACAAGGGAATGTTTGATGCCTTTCGGAGAACTTTTCAGCTTGAAGGCTTTATAGGTTTCTACAAGGGACTCTTTCCAAATCTCCTCAAAGTTGTGCCAGCTGCAAGCATTACTTATGTGGTCTACGAAAGTTTGAAGAAGAATCTGGATCTggattag
- the LOC114410005 gene encoding calcium-binding mitochondrial carrier protein SCaMC-2-B-like isoform X3 — protein MNDEELAHFVEHVDKDNNGIITFEEWRDFLLLYPHEATIENIYHHWERVCLVDIGEQAVIPEGISKHANRSKYFLAGGIAGGISRTATAPLDRLKVVLQVQSERASIMPAVTRIWKQDGLLGFFRGNGLNVVKVAPESAIKFYAFEMLKKVIGEAQGNKSDIGTAGRLVAGGTAGAIAQAAIYPMDLIKTRLQTCPYEGGKVPKLGTLTMNIWFQEGPRAFYRGLVPSLLGMIPYAAIDLTAYDTLKDMSKRYILQDSEPGPLVQLGCGTISGAVGATCVYPLQVIRTRLQAQPSNTSDAYKGMFDAFRRTFQLEGFIGFYKGLFPNLLKVVPAASITYVVYESLKKNLDLD, from the exons ATGAATGACGAGGAGCTGGCTCACTTTGTGGAGCATGTTGATAAGGATAATAATGGAATTATCACTTTTGAAGAATGGAGagattttcttctactttatcCTCATGAAGCAactattgaaaatatatatcatcATTGGGAGAGGGTGTGCCTTGTTGACATTGGAGAGCAAGCTGTCATTCCCGAAGGCATCAGCAAGCATGCAAACCGGAGCAAATATTTTCTTGCTGGTGGAATAGCAGGAGGTATTTCTCGTACAGCAACTGCTCCTCTTGATCGTCTGAAGGTGGTCTTACAAGTTCAAAGCGAACGTGCTTCTATCATGCCAGCAGTAACAAGGATATGGAAGCAAGATGGTCTGTTAGGATTTTTTCGAGGTAATGGATTGAATGTTGTGAAGGTAGCACCAGAAAGTGCCATcaaattttatgcttttgaaatgCTGAAAAAAGTAATTGGAGAGGCCCAAGGCAACAAGTCAGATATTGGTACTGCTGGGAGGCTTGTTGCAGGTGGTACGGCTGGTGCAATTGCACAGGCTGCTATCTATCCAATGGATCTCATTAAAACTAGGTTACAGACTTGTCCCTATGAAGGTGGAAAGGTTCCTAAGCTGGGAACACTTACAATGAATATATGGTTTCAAGAGGGACCTCGAGCTTTCTACAGGGGGCTTGTTCCATCTCTGCTTGGCATGATTCCTTATGCAGCCATTGATCTCACTGCTTATGATACCTTGAAAGATATGTCCAAGAGATATATTCTTCAGGATAGTG AACCTGGTCCTCTAGTACAACTAGGATGTGGGACAATTTCTGGGGCTGTTGGAGCTACTTGTGTCTATCCATTGCAGGTTATTCGAACAAG ACTGCAGGCACAACCTTCCAACACTTCCGATGCTTACAAGGGAATGTTTGATGCCTTTCGGAGAACTTTTCAGCTTGAAGGCTTTATAGGTTTCTACAAGGGACTCTTTCCAAATCTCCTCAAAGTTGTGCCAGCTGCAAGCATTACTTATGTGGTCTACGAAAGTTTGAAGAAGAATCTGGATCTggattag
- the LOC114410005 gene encoding calcium-binding mitochondrial carrier protein SCaMC-2-like isoform X2 produces the protein MDHVLVALGETKEEREVRIRSLFNFFDAANNGYLDYAQIEAGLSALQIPPEYKYARELCEVCDANSDGRVEYHEFRRYMDDKELELYRIFQAIDVEHDGTILPEELYEALLKAGIEMNDEELAHFVEHVDKDNNGIITFEEWRDFLLLYPHEATIENIYHHWERVCLVDIGEQAVIPEGISKHANRSKYFLAGGIAGGISRTATAPLDRLKVVLQVQSERASIMPAVTRIWKQDGLLGFFRGNGLNVVKVAPESAIKFYAFEMLKKVIGEAQGNKSDIGTAGRLVAGGTAGAIAQAAIYPMDLIKTRLQTCPYEGGKVPKLGTLTMNIWFQEGPRAFYRGLVPSLLGMIPYAAIDLTAYDTLKDMSKRYILQDSEPGPLVQLGCGTISGAVGATCVYPLQVIRTRYNAFSITVVSLFFPKEMME, from the exons ATGGATCACGTGCTGGTGGCGCTGGGGGAGACGAAGGAGGAGAGGGAGGTTCGTATTCGGAGCCTGTTCAACTTCTTCGACGCCGCCAACAACGGTTACTTGGACTACGCTCAGATAGAGGCGGGGCTATCGGCGCTGCAGATTCCGCCGGAGTACAAGTACGCCAGGGAACTCTGCGAGGTTTGCGACGCCAATAGCGACGGCAGAGTCGAGTACCACGAGTTTCGCCGCTACATGGACGACAAGGAGTTGGAGCTTTACCGCATCTTCCAAGCCATTGATGTTGAACACGACGGCACCATTCTCCCTGAAGAGCTCTACGAAGCTCTACTCAAAGCTG GTATTGAAATGAATGACGAGGAGCTGGCTCACTTTGTGGAGCATGTTGATAAGGATAATAATGGAATTATCACTTTTGAAGAATGGAGagattttcttctactttatcCTCATGAAGCAactattgaaaatatatatcatcATTGGGAGAGGGTGTGCCTTGTTGACATTGGAGAGCAAGCTGTCATTCCCGAAGGCATCAGCAAGCATGCAAACCGGAGCAAATATTTTCTTGCTGGTGGAATAGCAGGAGGTATTTCTCGTACAGCAACTGCTCCTCTTGATCGTCTGAAGGTGGTCTTACAAGTTCAAAGCGAACGTGCTTCTATCATGCCAGCAGTAACAAGGATATGGAAGCAAGATGGTCTGTTAGGATTTTTTCGAGGTAATGGATTGAATGTTGTGAAGGTAGCACCAGAAAGTGCCATcaaattttatgcttttgaaatgCTGAAAAAAGTAATTGGAGAGGCCCAAGGCAACAAGTCAGATATTGGTACTGCTGGGAGGCTTGTTGCAGGTGGTACGGCTGGTGCAATTGCACAGGCTGCTATCTATCCAATGGATCTCATTAAAACTAGGTTACAGACTTGTCCCTATGAAGGTGGAAAGGTTCCTAAGCTGGGAACACTTACAATGAATATATGGTTTCAAGAGGGACCTCGAGCTTTCTACAGGGGGCTTGTTCCATCTCTGCTTGGCATGATTCCTTATGCAGCCATTGATCTCACTGCTTATGATACCTTGAAAGATATGTCCAAGAGATATATTCTTCAGGATAGTG AACCTGGTCCTCTAGTACAACTAGGATGTGGGACAATTTCTGGGGCTGTTGGAGCTACTTGTGTCTATCCATTGCAGGTTATTCGAACAAGGTACAATGCTTTCAGTATTACTGTTGTTTCTCTGTTCTTCCCCAAAGAAATGATGGAGTGA